In Eupeodes corollae chromosome 3, idEupCoro1.1, whole genome shotgun sequence, a single genomic region encodes these proteins:
- the LOC129952644 gene encoding uncharacterized protein LOC129952644 isoform X2, which translates to MLHLENNKCKRINPRQKQILYGAMATNRKILDCITGDSQVRQTRQAVWRKLARELNQAGPEKDISQWRKVWTDLRLGMRKKWDKAQKSEYMLTEYESRVIEACEMIEKPGDEDFNEKSAEEINSFLAFLEEDVLSERVHDNSDYYKEDNSNSSSYYLADSSEFITRCSQPPDSKRSKNDFYYEPDHFVDYDDDNSVEYISDDDQTPTKSEDRNFREPSVECISDDEEPVITNGTKSQESPAHLSNEEEEPLLTEIIPQAMPFHETLESETAPESFLLQSPELHPVPSASKIVHRRQTLKNATFKEIRKMHRNLLNESRKQTALLRKLVQGMKK; encoded by the exons ATGCTCCATTTA GAAAACAACAAATGCAAAAGAATAAACCCAAGGCAAAAACAAATTCTGTATGGCGCAATGGCAACTAATAGGAAAATACTCGATTGTATTACTGGTGATTCACAAGTGCGACAGACGCGACAAGCTGTATGGAGGAAATTAGCACGCGAGCTGAATCAAGCTGGACCTGAAAAAGATATAAGCCAATGGAGGAAG GTGTGGACAGACTTGCGGCTTGGGATGAGAAAGAAATGGGATAAGGCACAAAAGTCAGAGTACATGTTGACTGAGTACGAGAGCCGAGTGATAGAAGCCTGCGAAATGATTGAAAAACCAGGGGATGAAGACTTTAACGAGAAGAGTGCTGAAGAGATCAACAGTTTTCTGGCATTTTTGGAAGAG GACGTATTGAGTGAACGTGTTCATGATAATTCAGATTATTATAAGGAAGACAACAGTAATTCCAGTTCATATTATTTAGCCGACTCAAGTGAATTTATTACCCGATGCAGTCAGCCCCCAGATTCAAAAAggtcaaaaaatgatttttactaTGAGCCGGACCATTTTGTTGATTACGATGATGACAATTCTGTGGAATACATCAGCGATGATGATCAAACACCAACTAAATCGGAAGATCGAAATTTTAGAGAACCTTCTGTGGAATGTATTAGTGATGACGAA GAACCGGTGATAACAAACGGAACAAAATCTCAAGAAAGCCCTGCTCATTTGTCtaatgaagaagaagaaccaCTTTTAACAGAAATCATTCCACAAGCTATGCCATTTCATGAAACACTAGAAAGCGAAACTGCTCCAGAATCATTTTTACTACAATCCCCAGAACTTCATCCAGTGCCATCAGCGTCTAAAATTGTACATAGACGACAAACACTTAAAAACGCAACATTTAAAGAAATCAGAAAAATGCATCGAAATTTGCTCAATGAATCAAGGAAACAAACAGCGTTATTGAGAAAACTTGTACAGGGAATGAAGAAGTGA
- the LOC129952644 gene encoding uncharacterized protein LOC129952644 isoform X1: MLHLENNKCKRINPRQKQILYGAMATNRKILDCITGDSQVRQTRQAVWRKLARELNQAGPEKDISQWRKVCFLFLVWCCLCLFFDVWTDLRLGMRKKWDKAQKSEYMLTEYESRVIEACEMIEKPGDEDFNEKSAEEINSFLAFLEEDVLSERVHDNSDYYKEDNSNSSSYYLADSSEFITRCSQPPDSKRSKNDFYYEPDHFVDYDDDNSVEYISDDDQTPTKSEDRNFREPSVECISDDEEPVITNGTKSQESPAHLSNEEEEPLLTEIIPQAMPFHETLESETAPESFLLQSPELHPVPSASKIVHRRQTLKNATFKEIRKMHRNLLNESRKQTALLRKLVQGMKK; the protein is encoded by the exons ATGCTCCATTTA GAAAACAACAAATGCAAAAGAATAAACCCAAGGCAAAAACAAATTCTGTATGGCGCAATGGCAACTAATAGGAAAATACTCGATTGTATTACTGGTGATTCACAAGTGCGACAGACGCGACAAGCTGTATGGAGGAAATTAGCACGCGAGCTGAATCAAGCTGGACCTGAAAAAGATATAAGCCAATGGAGGAAGGTTTGTTTCTTGTTTCTTGTTTGgtgttgtttatgtttattttttgat GTGTGGACAGACTTGCGGCTTGGGATGAGAAAGAAATGGGATAAGGCACAAAAGTCAGAGTACATGTTGACTGAGTACGAGAGCCGAGTGATAGAAGCCTGCGAAATGATTGAAAAACCAGGGGATGAAGACTTTAACGAGAAGAGTGCTGAAGAGATCAACAGTTTTCTGGCATTTTTGGAAGAG GACGTATTGAGTGAACGTGTTCATGATAATTCAGATTATTATAAGGAAGACAACAGTAATTCCAGTTCATATTATTTAGCCGACTCAAGTGAATTTATTACCCGATGCAGTCAGCCCCCAGATTCAAAAAggtcaaaaaatgatttttactaTGAGCCGGACCATTTTGTTGATTACGATGATGACAATTCTGTGGAATACATCAGCGATGATGATCAAACACCAACTAAATCGGAAGATCGAAATTTTAGAGAACCTTCTGTGGAATGTATTAGTGATGACGAA GAACCGGTGATAACAAACGGAACAAAATCTCAAGAAAGCCCTGCTCATTTGTCtaatgaagaagaagaaccaCTTTTAACAGAAATCATTCCACAAGCTATGCCATTTCATGAAACACTAGAAAGCGAAACTGCTCCAGAATCATTTTTACTACAATCCCCAGAACTTCATCCAGTGCCATCAGCGTCTAAAATTGTACATAGACGACAAACACTTAAAAACGCAACATTTAAAGAAATCAGAAAAATGCATCGAAATTTGCTCAATGAATCAAGGAAACAAACAGCGTTATTGAGAAAACTTGTACAGGGAATGAAGAAGTGA